DNA from Comamonas serinivorans:
ACACCACGGCGACGCCTGTCCCGGAGCCGCCGTGCGCATCGCCTGGGCCGACCTGGCCACCTTCCAGCAGCAGCTGCTGGACCAGCAGTACCGCTACGCCCGCCCTGGGCTGGAGACCACGCCCTGGGGCATGCGCGAGGTGCGGCTGGCCGATCCGTTCGGCAATCGCCTGGTGTTTGCCGAGGACCTGCCCGAGGGCGCATGACGGCTGGCCTGGGGCCGGACCACGGATTCCGATGGCGGCAGCGGCGGTCAGCCGACAGATCGACGCGGTCATGACCTTGCCACCGCTGCCCGCCTGCGCGGCCGGACTTCAGCCACGACCGGGCTTTGCCTTCTGCCCAGGTCCCACGCTGGGGAAAAGCGACGAGTTGGTTCAATTTTCAGCAGTATCAGCCCATCGCCGTTTATGTTGAATCGATCATGGCTCCATACTGCATGAGATTTTGATGACACCTGCACGGCCGTGCTGCGCGTGGCGCCATGGCGCCCAGGCACATCAGGTGAACCCCACGGCACCCAGCCACCACGGCGCCAAGCCCGGGCCCGAATCGCGGTCCAACAAGGCGCCGGCCGCAACCGTCACGGGCACCGTCGAGCCCGGCACTCAGGCACTCAGGACGTCGCCGGACTCGGCGGGCGCCTTCGCGATGGCCAGCGCCTTGGCCACGCTGGCGCCCAGCAGCAGGATGGCGAACGAGAAGTACATCCACATCAGCAGCACGACGAGCGAGCCCGCCGCGCCATAGGCCGACACCATGGCGGCGCCCGAGAGGTAGGCCGCCATCAGGCTTTTGCCGACGGTGAACAGCAGCGCCGCGAAGGCCGCCCCGGCCCACAAAAAGCGCGTCGAGGGCTTGCTGCCGTCGCAAATGCGCATCAGGCCAAAGAACAGGGCCACCACCAGCGCAAACGACACCCCCTCGTTCACCCAGCGCCACAGGCTGGCCAGGGGCAGGTACTGGTTCAACCAGTTGGCCATGATGGACAGCACGGCCGACACCACCAGCGACACGACCAGCAGCAGGCCCAGCACCATGAGGTAGCCCACCCCACGGGCCCGCACCACGGCGATGTGCCACCAGGGTTTGGCTTCGGCACGAGCGCCCCAGATGGTCTTCAGCCCATCCTGCAGGGCCACGAACACGCCGCTGGCGCCCGACAGCAGCACCACGAAGGCGATGACCGAGGCGACGATGCCCTCGGACGGCGTGGTCGCGCTGCGCGTGGCCTGCAGCAGCAGCTCGGCGGCACGCGGCCCCATGATGTCGGTCACGTGGGCGATGAGCTGGTCTTGCACCATGGCCTTGTCCAGCCACCAGCCCAGGCCGGCCACCACCACCACCATGAGCGGCGCCGCACTCAGCATGGCGTAGAACGACATCGCGGCCGCCATGCGCAGGCCGTCGGCACCCAGCCAGCCCTGCACCGCCTGCACCAGCCAATGCCGGCGCACGCGGCTCACGCCGCCCGCCGCCGTCTCACTCAAACGCGCCACCGTGGAGGGAACGGCCTCAGCCGCGCCGCGCGGACGTTCCGGCGCTGCCAGCGCCGATGTGGAATCCGAAGTCTGCATGGGTCGACTCTAACGCCCGCTTGCCCGCCCGGCCCGTCGGCACCCGTCACAGCCTGTGTAGGACAGGTTTGTCGCCCTGCCCCCTGCAGCCTGACGGGAGCGGCATCGCCCACCTCGTGATCCTGCCGCCTGTTCGGCGGACCACCCGTGCTCAGCGCAAGCCGCCGACGTAGCGGCCACGCCGCAAGGGCATGGGCGCGTCGGGCGGCGCCGGTGTGGCCGTGCTGTCCGCCCAGCCGCTGGGCAGCACGGTCTGGGGCCCTGTCGGCCATTCTGACGCCGGGCCGCGGCTGTCGCGAAATGGCCGCGTCTCGGGTGGCCGGGTGTCTGCCGGTCGCGTGTCTGCCGGCCGCGTGTCTGCGGGCCGCGCCTCGGGAATCCGCGTCTCGGCCGGCCGCGTGTCGCGTGCCTGCGGCGCCAGGCTGTCGGACCACGCACCGGCCTCGGCGCGCTGGCCCGGTCGGCGCGCGGGCCGTAAGCTGGTCATGGCCGCGCCGAAGCGCAAGGCCAGGCTGCCCAGCTCCTGGTCCATGTGCTCGTGGGCATGCGCCAGCGCCAGGTCGACCATGGCCAGCCCATACTCCCGGTTGCCGGCCATCCACTCGGTGTCGGTCACGCGCCCGACTTTGCGCCGCAGGGCCACATGCAGGTGAGCGGCCATGGCCAAACGTTCGCTGTCATTCATGTCATCTCCTGCCGGATCCAGGCACCGGATCCGTTCCATCCACAGGCCGCCTGCGGGTCGCGCCGCCGCCTTGCGGGCAGCGGCAGCGCGGGGCAGACGCGCTGGGGCACCGGGTGGGCCTCAGTGCTGCCGTTCCAGGTGCACCCCCAGGTCCAGACCATGCGCCTCCACCTCAGGCGCCACCCGCCAGCGCGTCACCAGCCGGATGCCCAGCATGATGAGCGCCGTCGCCACCGCGCTGTAGCCCGCCACCGCCAGCACGGCGATGGCCTGGTTCAGCAAGCTGGCCGCCTGGCCCGAGATGGCCGGCACCGCAAAGCACGCCGTCAGCAGCGAACCCACCAGGCCGCCCACGCCATGCACGCCGAACACGTCCAGCGAATCGTCCACACCGAGCAGGCGCTTGAGCCAGGTCGCGCCCCAAAAGCACACCACGCCCGCCACCAGGCCAATCCACAGGCCACCGCTGACCTGCACAAAGCCCGCCGCCGGCGTGACGGCCACCAGGCCGCCCACCATGCCCGACACCAGGCCCAGCAAGGTCGGCGCACCACGCACCAGCCATTCCACCAGCAGCCAGGCCAGCCCGCCCGCAGCGGCCGCCACCAGGGTCACCAGCAGGGCCAGCGCAGCGCGTCCGTCCGCCGTCAGCGCCGACCCCGCGTTGAAGCCGAACCAGCCGATCACCAGCAGCGCGCCGCCCATGGCCGTCCAGCCCAGGCTGTGGGGCTCGAACGGCTCCTGGCCAAACCCGCGCCGCGGCCCCAGCAGGGCCGCCACCACCAGCGCCGCCACACCCGCGTTGACGTGCACCACGGCGCCGCCCGCGAAATCGAGTGCCCCCATCTTGTGCAGCCAGCCCGTGGGCGCCCAAACCCAGTGCGCGACCGGCGCGTAGACCAGCACGCTCCAGAGCGCCGCGAACACCAGCAGCACCCCAAAGCGCATGCGCTCCACCACCGCCCCCACCACCAGGGCCGTGGTCAAGATGGCGAAGCTGAGCTGAAACATGGCGAACAGCGCCTCGGGCAGGTGCGGCGCCAGCGGACTCACGGTCAAGTGCTCGCGCACCAGGTCGTAGTCAAACGCGGCGAAACCCGCGCGGCCCAGACCGCCCAGCCACGACGAGCCGCCGCCAAACGCGAGCGAATAGCCCAGCGCAAACCAGGTCAGGGTGACCACGCAGGCAATGGCCAGCACCGAGCACAGCGTGTTGACGACGTTCTTGCGCCGCACCAGCCCCGCGTAGAACAGGGCCAGGCCCGGCAGCGTCATCAGCAACACCAACGCCGTGGCCACCAACATCCAGGCCGTGTCGGCCTTGTCGATGGCCGAAAAAAGCACCCCATCCATGCCGCATCCTTGTGCTTATCCTCAAATGATTACTTTTTGATGCAGGTTCCGTGCCAACTGCGGCAGCGGGCGCAGGCCCGCCGATGTGCGGGCACCCCACCCTAAAATGGCCGGCTTTGGGCAAGCGGTGCCACGCCGACACCCGGCGCGCGGCGAGCCGCGCCCGGATCCCGTCGCTTTTTCT
Protein-coding regions in this window:
- a CDS encoding YihY/virulence factor BrkB family protein, which produces MQTSDSTSALAAPERPRGAAEAVPSTVARLSETAAGGVSRVRRHWLVQAVQGWLGADGLRMAAAMSFYAMLSAAPLMVVVVAGLGWWLDKAMVQDQLIAHVTDIMGPRAAELLLQATRSATTPSEGIVASVIAFVVLLSGASGVFVALQDGLKTIWGARAEAKPWWHIAVVRARGVGYLMVLGLLLVVSLVVSAVLSIMANWLNQYLPLASLWRWVNEGVSFALVVALFFGLMRICDGSKPSTRFLWAGAAFAALLFTVGKSLMAAYLSGAAMVSAYGAAGSLVVLLMWMYFSFAILLLGASVAKALAIAKAPAESGDVLSA
- a CDS encoding ammonium transporter, whose protein sequence is MDGVLFSAIDKADTAWMLVATALVLLMTLPGLALFYAGLVRRKNVVNTLCSVLAIACVVTLTWFALGYSLAFGGGSSWLGGLGRAGFAAFDYDLVREHLTVSPLAPHLPEALFAMFQLSFAILTTALVVGAVVERMRFGVLLVFAALWSVLVYAPVAHWVWAPTGWLHKMGALDFAGGAVVHVNAGVAALVVAALLGPRRGFGQEPFEPHSLGWTAMGGALLVIGWFGFNAGSALTADGRAALALLVTLVAAAAGGLAWLLVEWLVRGAPTLLGLVSGMVGGLVAVTPAAGFVQVSGGLWIGLVAGVVCFWGATWLKRLLGVDDSLDVFGVHGVGGLVGSLLTACFAVPAISGQAASLLNQAIAVLAVAGYSAVATALIMLGIRLVTRWRVAPEVEAHGLDLGVHLERQH
- a CDS encoding glyoxalase superfamily protein, with translation MTLTIPVFRSFDQAKVEEFYLGFLGFAQDWTHRFDANAPLYQQLSLQHPTHPELRCVLHLSEHHGDACPGAAVRIAWADLATFQQQLLDQQYRYARPGLETTPWGMREVRLADPFGNRLVFAEDLPEGA